One Rhododendron vialii isolate Sample 1 chromosome 2a, ASM3025357v1 genomic region harbors:
- the LOC131316535 gene encoding uncharacterized protein LOC131316535 isoform X1, which translates to MENNQSDPEDVSSAKAVLLGALAPGVNGPTWNTLKVAFLMLGLCLAAMLGLAFSSSDTGLILHVTLLVLITGTLFILLTRFLAETGLVSVEHQMQEMGLAPKDSAVIDKKSS; encoded by the exons ATGGAGAACAATCAATCTGATCCAGAAGACGTATCATCAGCAAAAGCAGTCTTACTTGGAGCCCTAGCACCTGGTGTTAAC GGTCCGACTTGGAATACCCTGAAAGTTGCGTTCTTGATGTTGGGTCTGTGTCTAGCAGCTATGCTTGGATTGGCATTTTCTTCCAGTGATACTGGTTTGATACTTCATGTCACATTGCTTGTTCTAATTACTGGGACTCTCTTCATTCTTCTCACCAG GTTTCTTGCAGAGACTGGCCTGGTTTCTGTTGAACATCAGATGCAGGAAATGGGTTTGGCCCCAAAAGACTCGGCCGTGATCGATAAAAAGAGCAGTTGA
- the LOC131316535 gene encoding uncharacterized protein LOC131316535 isoform X2: MENNQSDPEDVSSAKAVLLGALAPGVNGPTWNTLKVAFLMLGLCLAAMLGLAFSSSDTGFLQRLAWFLLNIRCRKWVWPQKTRP, translated from the exons ATGGAGAACAATCAATCTGATCCAGAAGACGTATCATCAGCAAAAGCAGTCTTACTTGGAGCCCTAGCACCTGGTGTTAAC GGTCCGACTTGGAATACCCTGAAAGTTGCGTTCTTGATGTTGGGTCTGTGTCTAGCAGCTATGCTTGGATTGGCATTTTCTTCCAGTGATACTG GTTTCTTGCAGAGACTGGCCTGGTTTCTGTTGAACATCAGATGCAGGAAATGGGTTTGGCCCCAAAAGACTCGGCCGTGA